From the Litorilinea aerophila genome, one window contains:
- a CDS encoding DUF4832 domain-containing protein: MLKLGDWWAGSLFMGLVLAAFLLWPGTGHTQAEAPVLVGAGDIAHCSRSQDEATAQLLDGIAGTVFTLGDNAYPDGTLTQFQECYGPGWGRHKGRTRPAPGNHDYHVPGAAGYYTYFGEAASPLDAGCTSDCKGYYSYDLGDWHIIVLNSEIDRGADSPQVQWLRADLAANPRTCTLAYWHKPRFSSGRHGNNRSVRAFWEVLYEYGADVVLSGHDHTYERFAPQDPEGQADPARGIRQFVVGTGGASLYSFSEIQPNSEVRNDTAWGVLKLTLHPDRYDWEFIPATVSQDAPTFTDAGSANCVGNGSAPTVTPTAPTATPAPVETPSPSPEPTAAPTVPPPTPSAPREVMFVPSDEDFPNPERGFMRQKSIWPDQGTEQFSGIRRDDPADSLVWIYFRLDNYRDRELDAEGLSVIRGAFQDARQKGLKLVIRFIYNWGPGWTDDPAQANPDVPIDLALRHIEQLAPILAENADVIAALQAGFVGHWGEWHSSRYLHPLEYRRAIVDALLAALPADRPLQLRYPRYKELFYGGPLTSAEAFSGTDASRVGHHNDCFLRDDDDTTYRSTTGQEPKHHSTYCDGQDEIACWKEFVAQEGLYTPIGGETCQYNPPRTDCPNALAELEMLHWSFINNGYRQEVLDGWRDGGCMETIRRRLGYRLVLNRARFAPSVVPGSALSLEVALTNVGFAPPYNPRPVFVVLMGGGRWYELPLPDVDPRRWTPGAEHLFSVSVAIPAHVVPGTYRLALWLPDPYESLRQNPAYSIRFANEAVWDEETGLNVLASDFQVAPGQGPLQDERLFLPLVHR, translated from the coding sequence ATGCTCAAGCTTGGTGACTGGTGGGCCGGCAGCCTCTTCATGGGCCTGGTCTTGGCGGCTTTTCTTCTGTGGCCGGGTACCGGCCACACCCAGGCCGAGGCTCCGGTCCTGGTGGGGGCCGGGGACATTGCCCACTGCAGCCGGAGCCAGGATGAGGCAACTGCCCAATTGCTGGATGGGATTGCCGGCACTGTCTTTACCCTGGGCGACAACGCCTATCCTGATGGGACGTTGACCCAATTTCAGGAGTGTTACGGGCCTGGCTGGGGCCGCCACAAAGGGCGCACCCGCCCCGCGCCGGGCAACCATGATTACCACGTGCCCGGCGCGGCGGGCTATTACACCTACTTCGGCGAGGCGGCCTCGCCGCTGGATGCCGGCTGCACCAGCGACTGCAAGGGCTACTACTCCTACGACCTGGGCGACTGGCACATCATCGTCCTCAACAGCGAAATCGACCGTGGCGCCGATTCTCCCCAGGTGCAGTGGCTGCGCGCCGATCTGGCTGCCAACCCCAGGACCTGTACCCTGGCCTACTGGCACAAACCCCGCTTCAGCTCAGGCCGCCATGGCAACAACAGGAGCGTGCGTGCCTTCTGGGAGGTCCTTTACGAGTATGGGGCGGACGTGGTGTTGAGCGGCCACGACCATACCTACGAACGTTTTGCTCCCCAGGACCCGGAAGGCCAGGCCGATCCGGCCCGGGGCATCCGCCAGTTTGTGGTGGGGACGGGCGGCGCAAGCCTCTACTCGTTCTCCGAGATTCAGCCCAACAGCGAGGTGCGCAACGACACGGCCTGGGGCGTGCTGAAGCTGACCCTGCACCCGGACCGCTATGACTGGGAGTTCATCCCGGCCACGGTCTCCCAGGACGCCCCTACCTTTACCGACGCAGGTAGCGCCAATTGCGTTGGCAATGGATCCGCTCCTACCGTAACGCCCACGGCCCCCACTGCCACCCCCGCCCCGGTGGAAACGCCCAGCCCATCCCCTGAACCCACCGCTGCGCCCACTGTGCCTCCCCCCACCCCCTCTGCACCCCGGGAGGTGATGTTCGTCCCATCTGATGAGGACTTTCCCAACCCAGAGCGGGGCTTCATGCGCCAGAAGAGTATCTGGCCCGACCAGGGAACGGAGCAGTTCTCCGGCATCAGGCGAGATGACCCGGCCGACTCCCTGGTCTGGATCTATTTTCGGCTGGACAACTATCGGGATCGGGAGCTGGATGCCGAGGGGCTCTCGGTCATCCGGGGGGCCTTCCAAGACGCGCGGCAAAAGGGGCTCAAACTGGTGATTCGCTTTATCTACAACTGGGGCCCCGGCTGGACCGACGATCCGGCGCAGGCAAACCCGGACGTCCCCATCGACCTGGCCCTGCGCCATATCGAGCAGCTGGCGCCCATTCTGGCGGAGAATGCCGACGTCATCGCCGCGCTCCAGGCCGGGTTTGTGGGCCATTGGGGAGAGTGGCATAGCTCCAGGTACCTGCATCCGCTGGAATACCGGCGGGCCATTGTCGATGCGCTTCTGGCCGCCTTGCCGGCAGATCGTCCCCTCCAGCTGCGGTATCCCCGCTACAAAGAGCTGTTCTACGGAGGACCGCTGACCAGTGCCGAGGCCTTCTCCGGTACCGACGCCAGCCGGGTGGGCCACCACAACGACTGTTTCCTGCGGGATGACGACGATACCACCTATCGATCCACCACGGGGCAGGAGCCAAAACACCATTCTACCTATTGTGACGGCCAGGATGAGATCGCCTGTTGGAAAGAGTTCGTCGCGCAGGAAGGGCTCTATACCCCCATCGGCGGCGAAACCTGTCAGTATAACCCACCCCGGACCGACTGCCCCAACGCCCTGGCCGAGTTGGAAATGCTCCACTGGTCGTTCATCAACAACGGCTATCGGCAGGAAGTGTTGGACGGCTGGAGAGATGGCGGCTGCATGGAGACCATCCGCCGCCGTCTGGGCTATCGCCTGGTCCTGAACAGGGCCCGCTTTGCCCCATCGGTTGTGCCAGGCAGCGCCCTGTCCCTGGAGGTGGCGCTGACCAACGTGGGTTTTGCTCCCCCCTACAACCCCCGGCCTGTCTTCGTGGTACTGATGGGAGGGGGGCGGTGGTATGAATTGCCCCTGCCGGATGTGGACCCCAGGCGATGGACGCCCGGCGCGGAGCATCTCTTCTCTGTCTCCGTCGCCATCCCCGCCCATGTGGTGCCTGGCACCTATCGGCTTGCCCTGTGGCTACCCGATCCTTATGAGTCTCTGCGCCAGAACCCTGCCTACTCGATCCGATTCGCCAATGAAGCGGTGTGGGATGAGGAGACGGGCCTCAACGTCCTGGCTTCGGATTTCCAGGTGGCACCGGGGCAGGGGCCACTCCAGGACGAGCGACTTTTCCTGCCCCTGGTACACCGTTAG
- a CDS encoding M23 family metallopeptidase gives MTLDSTTTCDTTRIDTDQTYLKIESRPARLNAARYTRLPFPNIGPVQEVAFDVGVTAVNGPVTLNGLVFKGYHEHQLLFEQRWPARIIQARTGEQDLRIPVDTGLAVRGLHFLIHGYEPLTTIEVTAVGKSEQEDGLVTQSVLQIPVVFPAQQTDLHFPLEGTWWAIQAADWSDQHKLEVFSQTYAIDFVKLGPDNQFFRGSGLALEDHYSWDQPVYATAGGKVAYICYDMPDLAPGTRPDPRMFRDDPRRLLGNAVVISHGNGEFSFFGHLQQASIEVNVGQVIRRGTRIGRVGNSGNSPGPHLHFHLMEGPNAFIDQGLPVKFSHFWAGGQFFQELMTIPTRMIVTGPARQETGDEA, from the coding sequence GTGACGTTGGATTCCACCACCACGTGCGATACCACCCGCATCGACACAGATCAGACTTACCTCAAGATTGAGAGCCGACCGGCCCGGCTGAACGCCGCGCGCTACACGAGGCTCCCCTTCCCCAACATCGGCCCCGTCCAGGAAGTGGCCTTCGACGTGGGCGTGACAGCCGTCAACGGCCCGGTCACCCTCAACGGACTGGTCTTCAAAGGCTATCATGAACACCAGTTGCTCTTCGAGCAGCGCTGGCCCGCCCGCATCATCCAGGCCCGCACGGGCGAGCAGGACCTGCGCATCCCTGTGGACACCGGGCTGGCCGTCCGGGGGCTCCACTTTTTGATCCACGGCTACGAACCGCTCACCACCATCGAGGTGACCGCGGTGGGCAAGAGCGAGCAGGAAGACGGCCTGGTGACCCAGTCGGTCCTCCAGATCCCCGTGGTCTTCCCGGCCCAGCAGACCGACCTGCACTTTCCCCTGGAAGGGACCTGGTGGGCCATCCAGGCGGCGGACTGGAGCGACCAGCACAAGCTGGAGGTCTTCAGCCAGACCTATGCCATCGATTTTGTGAAGTTGGGGCCGGACAACCAGTTCTTTCGAGGTTCAGGCCTGGCGCTGGAAGACCACTACAGTTGGGATCAACCCGTTTACGCCACCGCCGGCGGCAAGGTGGCCTACATCTGTTACGACATGCCCGACCTGGCGCCGGGCACCCGGCCGGATCCCCGCATGTTCCGGGACGATCCCCGTCGCCTGCTGGGCAACGCGGTGGTCATCAGCCACGGCAACGGGGAGTTCAGCTTCTTCGGCCATCTGCAACAGGCCAGCATCGAGGTGAACGTGGGGCAGGTCATCCGCCGGGGCACCCGCATCGGCCGGGTGGGCAACAGCGGCAATTCACCAGGTCCCCACCTGCACTTTCACCTGATGGAAGGCCCCAACGCCTTCATCGACCAGGGGCTGCCGGTTAAATTCAGCCACTTCTGGGCGGGGGGACAATTCTTCCAGGAGCTGATGACCATTCCCACCCGGATGATCGTCACCGGGCCGGCCCGGCAGGAAACCGGGGACGAGGCTTGA
- a CDS encoding helix-turn-helix domain-containing protein: protein MYKNTATIEDIYRLALPPGTELLTGGEYLNRTVSWACSLRPSPPAFPKLDGNELALIDMEDLRRLDPNMRLDRVVRSLQDARIAAVAVQGEFHRAAVDVARAARIPLFRLPDDVPLIQVERAVIRLIVDRAGYIAQRSAELQRELNQIALDGGGMEEIARHIHQFLQQPIVVLREDGEVAAMAGLESLPEGERHAVTGALPNMMALRSWAVTQPTHTLSQAVGVLPMLVPAGGNGGETGGFREAVVAPILANESVRGFCLVLRGENHSLDVTAVEEIAVLQGAAAAALEWAKQNAIGIAEERMRAAFLDELLAAEIADEQAWIQRGASLKFDLTRPHVAWMVEAHNVPDWPTPLLRFVEKQGITAPYSRREEGILLFWPIDNPKSGRELKAVANEFVNQIQARYPKARLVIGIGRPAVGPARWLQSQQQARESWRLGKEWKGAPVTYFGDLGLYQLLTALGNNPEAARFFRKTLGRLILHDDNRNAELVDTLEAFFECHGNLSQTANRLHIHRNTLTYRLERIANITQLDLNDPDARFSLQLALKLRPLMKG from the coding sequence ATGTACAAGAACACAGCAACGATTGAAGATATCTATCGCCTGGCTTTACCGCCTGGAACCGAGCTCTTGACGGGCGGGGAATACCTGAACCGCACCGTCAGCTGGGCCTGTAGCCTGCGTCCCAGTCCGCCGGCTTTCCCCAAGCTGGACGGGAACGAGCTTGCCCTCATCGACATGGAGGATCTGCGGCGGCTGGACCCCAACATGCGGCTGGACCGGGTGGTGCGCAGCCTGCAGGATGCCCGCATCGCGGCCGTGGCCGTCCAGGGTGAGTTCCACCGGGCCGCCGTGGACGTGGCCCGGGCCGCCCGCATTCCTCTCTTCCGCCTGCCGGATGATGTGCCCCTCATCCAGGTGGAACGGGCCGTCATTCGCCTGATCGTGGACCGGGCGGGCTACATCGCGCAGCGCTCGGCGGAGCTCCAGCGGGAACTCAACCAGATCGCCCTGGACGGGGGCGGCATGGAGGAGATCGCCCGGCACATTCACCAGTTTCTCCAGCAGCCCATCGTGGTCCTCCGGGAGGATGGCGAGGTGGCAGCCATGGCCGGCCTGGAATCCCTGCCAGAGGGCGAACGCCACGCCGTCACCGGTGCCCTGCCTAACATGATGGCCCTGCGCAGTTGGGCTGTCACCCAGCCCACCCACACCCTGTCCCAGGCAGTGGGCGTGTTGCCCATGCTGGTGCCGGCGGGCGGCAATGGCGGCGAGACAGGGGGCTTCCGGGAAGCAGTGGTGGCGCCCATTTTGGCCAACGAGTCTGTGCGGGGTTTCTGCCTGGTCCTGCGGGGAGAGAACCACAGCCTGGACGTCACCGCGGTGGAGGAGATTGCCGTCCTGCAGGGCGCCGCGGCAGCAGCCCTGGAATGGGCCAAGCAGAATGCCATCGGCATCGCCGAGGAGCGAATGCGGGCGGCTTTCCTGGACGAGCTGCTGGCCGCTGAAATTGCCGACGAGCAGGCGTGGATCCAGCGGGGCGCGTCGCTCAAATTTGACCTCACCCGGCCCCACGTGGCCTGGATGGTGGAGGCCCACAACGTGCCCGACTGGCCCACGCCCCTGCTCCGTTTCGTGGAGAAACAGGGTATCACCGCGCCCTACAGCCGGCGGGAAGAAGGCATCCTGCTCTTCTGGCCCATCGACAATCCCAAGAGCGGCCGGGAGTTGAAGGCTGTGGCCAATGAGTTTGTGAACCAGATCCAGGCCCGCTATCCCAAGGCCAGGCTGGTGATCGGGATCGGGCGCCCCGCTGTGGGACCCGCCCGGTGGCTCCAGAGCCAACAACAGGCCCGGGAAAGCTGGCGCCTGGGGAAGGAATGGAAGGGAGCGCCCGTTACCTACTTTGGGGACCTGGGGCTCTACCAGCTCCTGACCGCCCTGGGCAACAACCCGGAAGCGGCCCGCTTTTTCCGCAAAACCCTGGGCCGCCTCATCCTCCACGACGACAACCGCAATGCCGAGCTGGTGGACACCCTGGAGGCCTTCTTTGAGTGCCACGGCAACCTCAGCCAGACGGCCAACCGGCTGCACATCCACCGCAACACCCTGACCTACCGGCTGGAGCGGATCGCCAACATCACCCAGCTCGACCTGAACGACCCCGACGCCCGCTTTTCGCTCCAGCTGGCCCTCAAGCTGCGACCCCTCATGAAAGGGTGA